From Mesorhizobium sp. AR02, a single genomic window includes:
- a CDS encoding potassium transporter Kup, with protein sequence MALTNTGSEAEPVEQSSHSEVEQHSTKVLMLGALGVVYGDIGTSPIYAFREALVASSGGNVAQRGDILGVLSLIIWSLTIIVTIKYIMFVLRADNRGEGGVLSLMALAQGSFPKRSALMLGIGIVGASLFFGDAVITPAISVLSAVEGMNVVTPTFQPYVVPLTLVILAMVFAVQRFGTGGVGLVSGPVTAVWFLAIGLSGLNHIIADPEILWAVSPHYIVAFLINSPDVAFVTIGAIFLAVTGAEALYADLGHFGRKPIVLAWLAIVFPCLLLNYAGQGAFVLAKNGVVGHPFFEMNEGWTLIPMVVLATAATVIASQAVISGAFSLTRQAVQLNMLPRLEILHTSERQSGQIYMPRVNLLLALVVMMLVVGFGESSKLASAYGISVTGNMLVTTVLLYVVMTRIWKWQLWLAVSLTALFGFIDVGFFASNIVKVFEGGWASLAAAFTIVLAMWTWLRGSRYLFDKTRRNEIPLDFLAGNLLKKKPQLVSGTAVFLTSDPLSAPTALMHSLKHYKALHEQNVILSVVTAPQPVVPDSERVKMETVNELFMRVTLTFGYMEQPNIPRALAICRKQGWKFDIMTTSFFLSRRSLKASPNSGMPVWQDKLFIGLARTAADATEYFQIPTGRVVEIGSQVTI encoded by the coding sequence ATGGCCCTTACCAATACTGGTAGTGAGGCAGAACCCGTCGAACAATCGAGCCATTCGGAAGTCGAGCAGCACAGCACCAAGGTTCTGATGCTGGGCGCGCTCGGTGTCGTCTATGGGGATATCGGTACCAGCCCGATCTACGCCTTTCGCGAGGCGCTGGTGGCGTCGTCGGGCGGCAATGTCGCCCAGCGCGGCGATATTCTCGGCGTTCTGTCGCTGATCATCTGGTCGCTGACGATTATCGTCACCATCAAATATATCATGTTCGTGCTGCGCGCCGACAACCGCGGCGAGGGCGGCGTGCTGTCGCTGATGGCGCTGGCGCAGGGCAGTTTTCCGAAGCGCTCGGCGCTGATGCTCGGCATCGGCATCGTCGGGGCATCGCTGTTTTTCGGTGACGCCGTCATCACGCCGGCGATTTCGGTGCTGTCGGCGGTCGAGGGCATGAATGTCGTCACGCCGACCTTCCAGCCTTATGTCGTGCCGCTGACGCTGGTCATCCTTGCCATGGTGTTTGCGGTGCAGCGCTTTGGCACGGGCGGGGTGGGGTTGGTGTCCGGCCCGGTGACCGCAGTATGGTTCCTGGCCATTGGCCTTTCCGGTCTCAACCACATCATCGCCGATCCTGAAATCCTGTGGGCGGTGAGCCCACACTACATCGTCGCCTTTCTGATTAATTCGCCCGACGTCGCCTTCGTTACCATCGGCGCCATCTTCCTCGCGGTCACCGGCGCCGAAGCGCTCTATGCCGATCTAGGCCATTTCGGCCGCAAGCCGATCGTGCTCGCCTGGCTGGCGATCGTGTTTCCCTGCCTGCTGCTCAATTATGCCGGGCAAGGCGCCTTCGTGCTGGCAAAGAACGGCGTGGTCGGCCATCCGTTCTTCGAGATGAACGAGGGCTGGACGCTGATCCCGATGGTCGTGCTGGCAACGGCCGCGACGGTGATCGCCAGCCAGGCGGTCATCTCTGGCGCCTTTTCGCTGACCAGGCAGGCGGTGCAGCTCAACATGCTGCCGCGCCTGGAAATCCTGCACACATCGGAAAGGCAGTCCGGCCAGATCTACATGCCGCGCGTCAACCTCTTGCTGGCGCTGGTGGTGATGATGCTGGTCGTCGGTTTTGGTGAGTCCAGCAAGCTGGCGTCGGCCTATGGTATTTCGGTGACCGGCAACATGCTGGTGACGACGGTGCTGCTCTATGTCGTCATGACGCGCATCTGGAAATGGCAGCTGTGGCTGGCAGTCTCGCTGACGGCGCTGTTCGGCTTCATCGATGTCGGCTTCTTTGCCTCCAACATCGTCAAGGTGTTCGAGGGCGGCTGGGCTTCGCTGGCCGCGGCCTTCACCATTGTGCTGGCTATGTGGACGTGGTTGAGGGGCAGCCGCTATCTGTTTGACAAGACCCGTCGCAACGAGATCCCGCTCGATTTCCTTGCCGGCAATCTCTTGAAGAAGAAGCCGCAGCTGGTGTCCGGCACCGCCGTGTTCCTGACCAGCGACCCGCTCAGTGCACCGACCGCGCTGATGCACAGCCTGAAGCACTACAAGGCGCTGCATGAGCAGAACGTCATCCTTTCGGTGGTGACGGCACCTCAGCCTGTCGTGCCCGACAGCGAGCGCGTCAAGATGGAAACGGTCAACGAGCTGTTCATGCGAGTGACGTTGACGTTCGGCTACATGGAGCAGCCCAACATCCCGCGCGCGCTGGCGATCTGCCGCAAGCAGGGCTGGAAGTTCGACATCATGACGACATCGTTCTTCCTGTCGCGGCGCTCGCTCAAGGCTTCGCCCAATTCCGGCATGCCGGTTTGGCAGGACAAGCTGTTCATCGGGCTGGCGCGCACGGCGGCCGACGCAACGGAGTATTTTCAGATCCCGACCGGACGTGTCGTCGAGATCGGGTCGCAGGTGACGATTTAG
- a CDS encoding C48 family peptidase: MDFTSTKRVRGQSNRTGLQESSRAAPSAGAAAFERQLSAIANSDGGGGAMPAGSAPPPAQSTGLGSNQSPYPQDAPLILGLREALIKSKASGCTVNVYVRSLLSFGRWLFANNKDSIKDRLDKQSLTEDAREFIGKGDPARLLTAIGHLRTSQSTGGVVPIPGRVELTPYLQDAALIEEYRNQTPTHSGRRHATALRSFSDYLRQNNKKGIAGRLFGGALDGDVKDYKEDAGDQTISSALAHLRKSDAGVKAMNLERHIPLVPDPEDAALMDPRRIGEAIAQHSASQEAGSWLAAAAHDQDVPLELMDEQGPSSSALRPAQSTRLRNQPLYPQDAPLVFGLKDALLKGNASKHTAKNTVRSLLSFGRWVFANNKDPIEDRLDHGSLTDDAREFIGKGDPARLLTGIGHLRTAQSTGGIVPIPGRVELTPYPEDAALIKEYRDKAPTQIGKGDANALRSFSDYLRQNNKKGIAGRLSGKALDGDVEAYKEDADGNRSIGSALTHLRESHAGAKAMELERHIPPVPDPEDAALMEPRRGDEAIALHSASQEAGSWPKELPAADHDQDVRLELMDEPGPSSSAPQQTQSARLRRNQPLYPQDAPLISGLREALIKGNASEHTANDYVGSLLSFGRWLFANNKDPIKDRLDHGSLTEDAREFIGKRNPKTLLPAINHLRTSQSTGGIATIAGRAELTPHPEDAALIAALIKEYRDKAAIQTGKRNATALRSFSDYLRQNNKKSIAGRLSGKALNGDVKSYRKDAGGDPRIGSALNYLRQSDTGAKAIERERHIPLVPDPENAGLIEPTRVGDAAAQRSASQEAGAWPKELAAAAHDQDVRLELMDEPGLSSSAPQPAQSARPRRKQQPRPQPPLYPQDASLILGLEQALINGGVAELTVKNNVSILRRFGGWLFANHKPSLVARLDSKSLSDGGEVLEFIRKGDPRKLVAAIGHLRTLRSTGVVPIAGRAKLNPPPPQNVTLINSENAAPMERRRVGDAAAQHSASHRAGSLAKELPAKAHDQDMRLGLMDAPGPSSFLEPAARHDQAPKPGESNHQRSRNELMGAPASSNLLPSEEAFIDDEHDTAGLRPAKRQRTLDVPQGLAAEPQLNGIAKSGGRLLTPGPTHQLGASPWEARPMMQGSGYEDAAAPHAVATAVGDAAAQQGPATWPLVRPEGYDQDLMVEDGPPWSEVPPELAQDIIQAGRQEPARSTSTWSLQMPLNIDWSMWPASEAAPVHYVRARSDAYGDFEAAVNPNPPGPVPGHHQGARQPGSPLALSPLPASSDDEAMAWLSEELERRQMLRETEWQPMMQGTGSAAVFRPGGPDDVQLIRRGQLLPMSEAAPAAAPPARTTQPASPATARLPETYRGLPVVDLTRPTTTSSDAQIGASHPTASSNVPVGSVLGADEWLSTDHIQRDYDLLEERLRGIDPRLAGQTQLVDPLIANGPLRLRGFSEIDREYALHRIVYDQDGNDTADFLFLPVNNATEHSLGTHWSLLLVDRSNRERPVAYHYDSLQREGYNDAPARQLAGLLNATLAPARMARQPNRYDCGVFVVDGTRALVQRLVDGQRPDHEPLHLDNLVADRQALQDRLSLPPELRPLLAFEPAEIWRLLDDEPASPSPPISSTSHARTDGVHQPTQASWLPERKR, encoded by the coding sequence ATGGATTTCACCTCGACCAAGCGGGTGCGCGGACAATCGAACAGGACCGGCCTGCAAGAGAGCTCACGTGCGGCTCCGTCCGCAGGTGCGGCGGCATTTGAGCGGCAACTGAGCGCGATCGCCAATTCAGATGGAGGTGGTGGAGCAATGCCGGCCGGCTCGGCGCCGCCGCCGGCTCAGTCAACGGGGCTTGGCAGCAACCAGTCTCCTTATCCCCAGGATGCTCCGCTTATTTTGGGGCTCAGGGAAGCCCTCATCAAGAGCAAAGCCTCCGGGTGCACCGTCAATGTCTATGTACGTTCTCTTCTCAGCTTTGGCCGCTGGCTCTTCGCAAACAACAAAGATTCCATTAAGGATCGGCTCGACAAGCAGTCGCTGACCGAGGATGCGCGCGAGTTCATCGGAAAGGGCGATCCCGCGAGACTCCTTACGGCAATAGGTCATCTCCGGACCTCGCAGTCGACGGGGGGCGTCGTGCCGATCCCAGGCCGCGTTGAGTTGACTCCGTATCTTCAGGACGCGGCTCTCATCGAAGAGTATAGAAACCAAACCCCGACACATAGCGGCAGGAGGCATGCAACTGCTCTCAGGAGCTTCAGTGACTACCTGCGTCAAAACAACAAGAAGGGCATTGCTGGTCGGCTTTTCGGCGGGGCCTTGGATGGAGATGTCAAGGACTATAAGGAGGACGCCGGTGATCAGACCATCAGTTCCGCACTGGCTCATCTTCGAAAATCGGACGCCGGCGTTAAAGCGATGAATCTCGAGCGCCATATTCCCCTCGTTCCTGATCCCGAGGACGCGGCACTGATGGACCCGAGGCGGATCGGCGAGGCGATTGCGCAGCACAGCGCGTCGCAGGAAGCTGGCAGTTGGCTTGCTGCGGCAGCCCACGATCAGGATGTGCCTTTGGAGCTGATGGACGAACAGGGCCCGTCGTCCTCAGCGCTGCGGCCGGCTCAGTCAACTCGGCTTCGGAACCAGCCTCTTTATCCTCAGGATGCTCCGCTTGTTTTTGGGCTTAAGGACGCCCTACTCAAGGGCAACGCCTCCAAGCACACCGCCAAGAATACTGTACGTTCTCTTCTCAGCTTTGGCCGCTGGGTCTTCGCAAACAACAAAGATCCCATTGAGGATCGGCTCGACCACGGGTCGCTGACCGATGATGCGCGCGAGTTCATCGGAAAGGGCGATCCCGCGAGACTCCTTACGGGGATAGGTCATCTCCGGACCGCGCAGTCGACGGGCGGAATCGTGCCGATCCCAGGTCGCGTTGAGTTGACTCCGTATCCGGAGGACGCGGCTCTCATCAAAGAGTACAGGGATAAAGCACCGACGCAGATCGGCAAAGGTGATGCAAACGCTCTTAGGAGCTTCAGTGACTACCTGCGTCAAAACAACAAGAAGGGCATTGCTGGTCGGCTTTCCGGCAAGGCGTTGGATGGAGATGTCGAGGCCTATAAGGAGGACGCCGATGGTAATCGGAGCATCGGTTCCGCACTGACTCATCTCCGAGAATCGCACGCCGGCGCTAAAGCGATGGAGCTCGAGCGCCATATTCCCCCCGTTCCTGATCCCGAGGACGCGGCACTGATGGAGCCGAGGCGGGGCGACGAGGCGATTGCGCTGCACAGCGCGTCGCAGGAAGCTGGCAGTTGGCCAAAGGAGCTTCCTGCGGCAGACCACGATCAGGATGTGCGTTTGGAGCTGATGGACGAACCCGGCCCGTCGTCTTCGGCGCCGCAGCAGACTCAGTCAGCTCGGCTTCGAAGGAACCAGCCTCTTTATCCCCAGGATGCTCCGCTTATTTCGGGCCTCAGGGAAGCCCTCATCAAGGGCAACGCCTCCGAGCACACCGCCAACGACTATGTAGGTTCTCTTCTCAGCTTTGGCCGCTGGCTCTTCGCAAACAACAAAGATCCCATTAAGGATCGGCTCGACCACGGGTCGCTGACCGAGGATGCGCGCGAGTTCATCGGAAAGCGTAATCCCAAGACACTCCTTCCGGCAATAAATCATCTCCGGACCTCGCAGTCGACGGGCGGAATCGCGACGATCGCAGGCCGCGCTGAGTTGACTCCGCATCCGGAGGACGCGGCTCTCATCGCCGCTCTCATCAAAGAGTACAGAGACAAAGCAGCGATACAGACCGGCAAAAGGAATGCAACTGCTCTCAGGAGCTTCAGTGACTACCTGCGTCAAAACAATAAGAAGAGCATTGCTGGTCGGCTTTCCGGCAAGGCGTTGAATGGAGATGTCAAGAGCTATAGGAAGGACGCCGGTGGTGATCCAAGGATCGGTTCCGCACTGAATTATCTGCGACAATCGGACACCGGCGCTAAAGCGATTGAGCGCGAGCGCCACATTCCTCTCGTTCCTGATCCCGAGAACGCGGGATTGATCGAGCCGACGCGGGTCGGCGACGCCGCTGCGCAGCGCAGCGCGTCGCAGGAAGCTGGCGCTTGGCCAAAGGAGCTTGCTGCGGCAGCCCACGATCAGGATGTGCGTTTGGAGCTGATGGACGAACCCGGGCTGTCGTCTTCGGCACCGCAGCCGGCTCAGTCAGCTCGGCCTCGCAGGAAGCAGCAGCCTCGGCCGCAGCCGCCTCTCTATCCCCAGGATGCTTCTCTTATTTTGGGCCTTGAGCAGGCTCTCATCAATGGTGGTGTCGCCGAACTCACCGTCAAGAACAATGTTAGTATTCTTCGCCGGTTTGGTGGCTGGCTCTTCGCAAATCACAAACCGAGCCTTGTTGCTCGGCTCGACAGCAAGTCGCTGAGCGATGGCGGTGAGGTGCTCGAGTTCATCAGAAAGGGTGATCCCAGGAAACTCGTTGCGGCAATAGGTCATCTCCGGACCTTGCGGTCGACGGGCGTCGTGCCGATCGCAGGCCGCGCTAAGCTGAATCCTCCCCCCCCCCAGAACGTGACGCTCATCAACTCCGAAAACGCGGCACCGATGGAGCGGAGGCGGGTCGGCGACGCCGCTGCGCAGCACAGCGCGTCGCACCGGGCTGGCAGTTTGGCAAAAGAGCTTCCTGCGAAAGCGCACGATCAGGATATGCGTTTGGGGCTGATGGACGCACCTGGCCCGTCGTCATTTCTAGAGCCCGCCGCGCGCCATGACCAGGCACCGAAACCCGGAGAGTCCAATCACCAGCGGTCCCGGAACGAGCTGATGGGTGCACCTGCCTCGAGCAACCTCCTGCCAAGCGAGGAGGCCTTCATCGACGATGAGCATGACACAGCTGGGTTGAGGCCAGCGAAGAGGCAGAGGACCCTGGACGTTCCGCAAGGCCTTGCTGCAGAGCCGCAGCTGAACGGGATCGCTAAGTCAGGCGGTCGCCTGCTGACGCCGGGCCCCACCCATCAACTGGGTGCATCGCCATGGGAGGCACGGCCGATGATGCAGGGGAGCGGGTACGAAGACGCCGCGGCGCCGCATGCGGTCGCGACGGCCGTCGGGGACGCCGCTGCGCAGCAGGGACCTGCTACTTGGCCATTGGTCCGCCCGGAAGGTTACGATCAGGATCTGATGGTTGAAGACGGCCCACCATGGTCCGAGGTTCCCCCTGAGCTGGCGCAGGACATAATCCAAGCTGGACGGCAGGAACCTGCCAGGTCCACGTCAACCTGGTCGCTGCAGATGCCGCTCAACATTGATTGGAGTATGTGGCCAGCGTCGGAAGCAGCGCCAGTGCACTATGTCAGGGCTCGCTCAGACGCCTACGGCGATTTTGAGGCAGCGGTTAATCCCAATCCGCCCGGGCCAGTACCGGGTCATCACCAGGGCGCTCGACAGCCCGGCTCGCCGCTGGCGCTTTCTCCGCTGCCGGCCTCCTCGGACGACGAAGCTATGGCGTGGTTGAGCGAGGAGTTGGAGCGGCGGCAGATGCTCCGCGAGACGGAGTGGCAGCCCATGATGCAAGGGACAGGGTCCGCCGCCGTCTTCAGGCCGGGAGGGCCCGATGACGTTCAGCTCATCCGTCGCGGGCAACTTTTGCCGATGAGTGAAGCTGCGCCAGCGGCAGCGCCACCGGCAAGAACTACCCAACCCGCCTCGCCAGCAACCGCTAGGCTGCCAGAAACCTACCGCGGTCTTCCAGTGGTTGATCTGACGAGGCCAACCACCACCTCCTCCGATGCCCAGATCGGGGCGTCGCATCCGACAGCCTCTTCCAATGTCCCCGTGGGGTCGGTGCTTGGCGCCGACGAGTGGCTGAGCACCGACCATATCCAGAGGGATTACGATTTGCTGGAGGAGCGGCTGCGGGGGATCGATCCGAGGCTCGCCGGCCAGACGCAGTTGGTGGATCCCCTCATAGCCAATGGTCCCCTGCGCTTGCGCGGTTTCAGCGAAATCGATAGGGAATACGCATTGCACCGCATTGTCTATGATCAGGATGGCAACGACACAGCCGATTTCCTGTTCCTGCCCGTGAACAATGCCACTGAGCATAGCCTCGGCACCCATTGGTCGCTGCTGCTGGTTGATCGCAGCAACCGGGAAAGGCCGGTCGCCTATCACTACGACTCCCTCCAGCGAGAGGGATACAACGACGCGCCTGCAAGACAGCTCGCAGGGCTGCTGAACGCCACCTTGGCGCCAGCCCGCATGGCCAGACAGCCGAACCGTTATGATTGCGGCGTCTTTGTGGTGGACGGCACGCGGGCGCTGGTTCAACGACTGGTGGACGGGCAGCGGCCGGACCACGAGCCGCTGCACCTCGACAACCTCGTCGCCGATCGGCAGGCGCTGCAAGACCGGCTGAGCTTGCCGCCGGAGCTCCGGCCGCTGTTGGCATTCGAGCCAGCGGAAATCTGGCGACTGTTGGATGATGAGCCTGCCTCCCCTTCGCCGCCAATTAGTTCGACCTCACATGCGCGAACGGACGGTGTTCATCAGCCGACCCAGGCGTCGTGGCTCCCTGAACGCAAAAGATAA
- a CDS encoding heparan-alpha-glucosaminide N-acetyltransferase domain-containing protein: protein MAMNAAIADVRDGAAVDRLDGIDLARGLAVIGMFVVHVGGPIPDEGLVRNLMELTQGRSSALFAVLAGFSIILITGRKEPKSGEAGRQAIDRVAIRALVLLALGSILTCLDTNVEVILEYYGICFLLVLPLHRLSAQQLGLLAAGTALVLPQVWFHLLSMSGPKGASFDPVFKLMVSGDYPALTWVPFVIAGMAIARLSLNTQAMHWRLGLAGVALAVLGYGGSWLALRLLPSVSAELADLRELGQTPVLWWMNADAPYTASWLWVAAPHSETTFSILGNTGCAMIVIAACWLAMDALPHLRKLVWPIIAVGSMPLTAYVLHIVGIAYFKNLVGRDGSLSILFGFVVVISTFAVLWRRVFQRGPMEMLMVRIADLARHIR from the coding sequence ATGGCGATGAACGCGGCGATTGCGGACGTGAGGGATGGGGCGGCCGTAGATCGGCTGGACGGCATCGACCTTGCTCGCGGCCTGGCTGTCATAGGCATGTTTGTCGTCCATGTCGGGGGTCCCATTCCCGACGAAGGACTGGTCAGGAATCTGATGGAACTAACCCAGGGGCGGTCGTCCGCCCTGTTTGCCGTATTGGCCGGTTTTTCGATCATCCTGATTACCGGTCGCAAGGAGCCGAAGTCGGGGGAAGCCGGCAGACAGGCCATTGACAGAGTCGCAATTCGTGCCCTTGTTTTACTCGCGCTTGGCTCAATCCTGACCTGCCTCGATACGAACGTCGAGGTCATCCTGGAATACTACGGAATCTGCTTCTTGTTGGTCCTGCCGCTCCATCGGCTCAGCGCACAGCAACTCGGCTTGCTCGCTGCTGGGACCGCATTAGTTCTCCCGCAAGTGTGGTTCCATCTTTTGTCAATGTCTGGCCCCAAGGGCGCGTCCTTCGACCCGGTGTTCAAGCTCATGGTCAGCGGCGATTATCCCGCTTTAACCTGGGTTCCTTTTGTGATCGCAGGCATGGCCATCGCGCGCCTTAGCCTTAATACGCAAGCAATGCATTGGCGCCTTGGTCTAGCGGGGGTCGCGCTGGCCGTGTTGGGCTATGGGGGATCCTGGCTCGCGCTGCGTTTGCTGCCTAGCGTAAGCGCCGAATTGGCCGATTTGCGGGAACTTGGCCAGACTCCCGTCCTCTGGTGGATGAACGCGGACGCTCCCTACACAGCGAGTTGGCTATGGGTTGCCGCACCTCACAGCGAGACGACGTTCTCGATCCTGGGCAACACCGGTTGCGCAATGATTGTCATTGCGGCTTGTTGGCTCGCTATGGATGCGCTCCCGCATCTGCGAAAGCTGGTCTGGCCAATAATCGCGGTCGGCTCGATGCCTTTGACGGCCTATGTGCTGCACATTGTGGGAATAGCCTATTTTAAAAATCTGGTTGGCAGAGACGGGAGCCTGTCCATACTCTTTGGCTTCGTCGTGGTTATCAGCACTTTCGCGGTGCTTTGGCGGCGCGTCTTCCAGCGAGGACCGATGGAAATGCTGATGGTTAGGATCGCAGATCTCGCGCGTCACATCCGCTGA
- a CDS encoding ATP-binding protein has translation MVEFLPMKLSDLTTSEGKHVVQLAPVQRQGIDIGEDEPYPSINNGIWLIAIDDDMPAAVMLSKFLTRYGPMVQVEIGHLPNELGHAFAKRFLRTIQAQGKSYYRNKAVSFESTEFGGTQETMRVHKLPAVSRNDVVLSKATMAQLDTHIFDFVKCREELKRLGQSGRKGILLHGHPGTGKTHVVHYIAANLPEHTKVLVAGAPPQIIAGSRPGLDTRGDRHRRCRGVLIGSSAVAEPLAAGSVDLSGPPSLQK, from the coding sequence ATGGTCGAGTTTTTGCCGATGAAGCTGTCAGACTTGACCACTTCCGAGGGAAAACACGTCGTGCAACTGGCGCCCGTCCAGCGTCAGGGCATCGACATTGGCGAAGATGAGCCATATCCTTCGATTAACAACGGTATTTGGCTGATAGCGATCGACGACGACATGCCTGCAGCAGTCATGCTGTCGAAGTTCCTTACCCGCTATGGGCCAATGGTCCAGGTCGAAATAGGTCATCTGCCTAATGAGCTGGGCCATGCCTTCGCCAAGCGCTTTCTGCGCACAATCCAGGCGCAGGGCAAGAGCTATTACCGCAACAAGGCTGTCTCCTTCGAGTCCACTGAATTCGGGGGCACGCAGGAAACAATGCGGGTGCACAAGCTTCCTGCTGTAAGCCGGAACGACGTAGTGCTTTCCAAGGCGACTATGGCCCAGCTCGATACGCACATCTTCGATTTTGTTAAATGCCGGGAGGAGTTGAAGCGCCTCGGCCAATCGGGGCGCAAGGGTATTCTTCTCCACGGACATCCTGGCACCGGCAAGACCCATGTCGTCCACTATATTGCTGCCAACCTGCCCGAGCACACTAAAGTTCTGGTCGCAGGCGCACCACCACAGATTATCGCAGGTTCACGCCCTGGCCTTGACACCCGGGGCGATCGTCACCGGCGGTGCCGCGGCGTGCTGATCGGATCATCCGCCGTCGCTGAGCCTCTCGCCGCCGGTTCAGTGGATCTCTCGGGTCCGCCATCCCTACAAAAATGA
- the tnpA gene encoding IS66-like element accessory protein TnpA, which produces MEEDDQKLQVRLVGRNGRRRYDPASKDRLVSACLEPGVSVSRLALEHGVNANLLRKWIKKRTETQSLPPSSSPAFIPVQIESTSDRVLLRQSSMAAVDLPATCDEVHGSEAKRAALFSSPAKVSASLPNGVKLTLECGDVDALTATIGALGHVQTGR; this is translated from the coding sequence ATGGAAGAAGATGATCAGAAATTGCAGGTAAGGCTTGTTGGTCGGAACGGGCGACGCCGATACGACCCTGCATCGAAGGACCGTCTTGTCTCGGCCTGCCTTGAGCCTGGCGTGTCGGTATCGAGGCTTGCGCTCGAACATGGGGTCAATGCGAACCTTCTTCGGAAGTGGATAAAGAAGCGCACTGAGACCCAGTCCCTCCCGCCGTCCTCATCACCGGCGTTCATCCCGGTTCAGATTGAAAGCACTTCCGATCGGGTCTTGCTGCGACAGAGCAGCATGGCTGCGGTGGATTTGCCGGCGACCTGTGATGAAGTGCATGGGTCGGAAGCCAAAAGGGCTGCGCTTTTTTCCTCTCCAGCCAAGGTGAGCGCGTCACTGCCGAACGGCGTGAAGTTGACGCTGGAATGCGGTGATGTGGATGCATTGACGGCGACCATCGGAGCACTGGGTCATGTTCAGACTGGGCGCTGA
- the tnpB gene encoding IS66 family insertion sequence element accessory protein TnpB (TnpB, as the term is used for proteins encoded by IS66 family insertion elements, is considered an accessory protein, since TnpC, encoded by a neighboring gene, is a DDE family transposase.), whose amino-acid sequence MFRLGADLKVYLHREPIDFRAGINSLAVLVQETMALDPFAPAVFAFCNRRRDRMKLLFFDRSGFVLVLKRLTEDKFRWPRREAAVVTLTTEQLHWILDGIDIDAMVRHPVRQYQVAG is encoded by the coding sequence ATGTTCAGACTGGGCGCTGACCTGAAAGTCTACCTGCACCGCGAGCCGATCGACTTCCGGGCCGGCATCAACAGCCTTGCGGTTCTGGTCCAAGAGACGATGGCGCTCGATCCGTTTGCTCCAGCGGTTTTTGCCTTCTGCAATCGCCGTCGCGACCGGATGAAGCTCTTGTTCTTTGACCGGTCCGGCTTCGTGCTGGTCCTGAAGCGGCTGACCGAGGACAAGTTCCGGTGGCCGCGCCGGGAGGCAGCGGTGGTCACGCTTACGACCGAGCAATTGCACTGGATCCTCGACGGCATCGATATCGATGCGATGGTCCGCCATCCGGTGCGGCAATATCAGGTTGCCGGTTGA
- a CDS encoding IS6 family transposase — MTVSAPTYKNHRYPIEIVARAVWLYFRFNLSLRDVEEMLFDRGIVVSYETIRRWCRKHGPDYARRIRRKSPTKDDVWHLDEVVVRINGQKCWLWRAVDQDGYVLDEIVQTRRNTKAARRLLTRLLKKQGLPPKRTITDKLRSYGAAQRQVMPNVEHRSHKGLNNRAENSHLPFRKRERTRQGFRSVGSLQHFVSIFSAVRNLFVPSQTNRSAAQIRTHRRQAMAAWQAVSARPA; from the coding sequence ATGACCGTGAGTGCACCGACCTACAAGAACCACCGCTATCCGATCGAAATCGTGGCCCGTGCTGTCTGGCTCTACTTCCGCTTCAATCTGAGCCTGCGCGATGTCGAGGAAATGCTGTTCGATCGCGGGATCGTCGTTTCCTACGAGACCATCCGCCGATGGTGCCGAAAGCACGGCCCTGATTATGCGCGCCGCATACGCCGCAAGTCGCCGACGAAAGATGATGTCTGGCACCTGGATGAAGTCGTGGTCCGCATCAACGGTCAGAAATGCTGGTTGTGGAGAGCGGTTGATCAGGACGGATATGTGCTCGACGAGATTGTCCAGACGCGTCGCAACACCAAGGCCGCCAGGCGCCTGCTGACGCGACTTCTGAAGAAGCAGGGTCTGCCGCCAAAGCGTACGATCACCGACAAACTGCGCTCCTACGGGGCGGCCCAACGCCAGGTCATGCCGAACGTGGAACACCGCTCGCATAAAGGCTTGAACAACCGGGCGGAGAATTCTCATCTGCCGTTCCGAAAACGGGAACGAACGCGACAGGGTTTCCGGTCGGTCGGCTCATTGCAGCATTTCGTGTCGATCTTCTCCGCCGTCCGAAATCTCTTCGTCCCATCCCAGACCAACCGCTCCGCAGCACAAATTCGAACCCATCGACGCCAGGCAATGGCCGCGTGGCAGGCCGTGAGTGCACGGCCTGCCTGA